The following coding sequences lie in one Bacteroidales bacterium genomic window:
- a CDS encoding NAD(P)/FAD-dependent oxidoreductase has product YFAGELIDLDGDTGGYNLQIAWSTGWLAGESAANRDMIDR; this is encoded by the coding sequence TTTATTTTGCCGGGGAACTGATTGACCTGGATGGCGATACCGGCGGATATAACCTGCAAATTGCCTGGTCGACCGGATGGCTGGCGGGGGAATCGGCGGCAAACAGGGACATGATTGATAGATAA